CTGTACAACCATCACTTGCCGCAAGCCGCCCTCAATGCAAAGCCACCCATCCATGCGATGAAACAATGGCATGCCAAGCACCCTGAGTTGTTTCATCGTAAGCCTTATAATTGTCCGGGACTTGACAGCTAGGGATGGTTGCGATAGGGGTGACGACGAAGTTATGACGGCTATTATCGAAGCAACGCTCCTGGCAAGACGCCGTTGCATAGCAGTTGTTTTCTACGGACGCAGAAAGTCATCGTAGCTCTTCCTGTCGATGGCGTAACACGGGCAGGCCGCGGCCGCCATCCTGAACGATCGCGATGGGGCACAGCAGCGCGCCGTGCCAAGGTCAGCGAGATGCCAATCATACCTTCGCATCCGACGGCGGCCACCACGAAAGCAGGTAATTGCCCATTGCGCAATACATGGCAACGATGCTGTCATTCGGAAAATAAACCGATGGACCGGCTTCGCCCGCGGCGTAGAGTACCTGCGCTTCCATCAGTGCCGAGTGCTTCAGGTGCGGGAGCAGGCGCCGATACTCTCCGCGCGGCAGGCTTGCGAGAATGCGGTTTTCGATGGGCGCGCCTTTAGTGGCCATGGAATCATCCCTGGAATCTTATGATGCGGCCGGATACGGGATCGCAGGCAGCGGGTCGGAACCCGAGCAACCTCCATTAAATCCGATAATCGAATTATCAACTACTTCTATGCCGTGGGTTTTTACCTCGTGGACCCATGGTACGCCTAACGACCGTCCGCGGATAAATCAGTCATTTACAACCTCTGATATAATCCTTGTGTGCGGTACCGCACAGACATATCGCGCCAGATGTGGTCAATATCACGCCTTAAATCAGGCGCCTGCGTGACATGGTTCTCGCTGACCCGAAAAGGGCCCCAGGAGTCACGCAAGAAATGGGGGATACTTTTCCCTTGAGCGTTGTCACGTGAGTATAGGTGCATGAAAAATGTGACGCGGGGTGCCGAAGACGCATGACGTCTTTAACTTCTTTATTCGGGGCCGCAAGAGCCGCGCGGGTGGAGGCGACGCGCGTAGGAATGATCCTGGATCAGTCCTTCAACGAAATCTATATTTTCGATGCAAGCACTTTGCGGTTCACTTACGCCAACGCCGGCGCATGCCTCAACTTGCAGTATTCGCTGAAGGAGCTTAAACGGCTCACTGTGGCGGACGTCAAACCCGAATACACGCTGCGGGAGTACGCCACCCTGCTTGAGCCGTTGCGGTCCGGACGTAAAAAGGTGGTGGTTCTGGAAACCCTCCATCAGCGCAAGGACGGCACCCGCTACCCGGTGGAGGTGCGCATACAGCTTTGCCCCACGGAACAGGGTCCATCGTTCATCTGCATCATGAACGATATCGCCGAGCGCAGAGAAATCGAGGAAGCGCTTATCCGTGAGAAGCAACTGGCCGATGTCATCCTGGAAGCGATTGGTGATGCGGTTATCGCGGTTGATACGTGCGGCGAGGTCATCTTTCTCAACCGCATGGCGGCGCGGCTTACCGGCTGGGCCAAAACAGACGCGAAAGGGCTACCGCTCATGACCGTATGCAATATCGTCGATGAAGTGACTGGCAAAGCCGTGGAAATACCGCTGGCTGAAGTTTCGGCAACCCGCGATAAGGCGAGCCTGCCTGATAATTTGGTGTTGATGTCCTTGGTCGGCGCGCAATACGCGATCGATGCAGCGGTCGCACACATCCCCGCTAGAGGCGGTGCAAAGGGTGGCGCGCTGGTGATTTTTCGTGATGTTACGGGGACACGGACACTGGTTCGCGATCTTGTGCATCAGGCCGGCCACGACGCGCTCACCAGTCTGTTGAATCGGCAAGAGTTCGAACGCAAGGCCCGGCACCTGTTGACCAGCGCCAAGGCGACCGGTGAGCAGCACGCACTGTTATTTATCGACCTCGATCACTTCAAGCTTGTGAACGATCGTTGCGGCCACGTGGCTGGCGACGAGTTTTTGCGCCAGATCTCCAGCCTGTTACTGAGCAAGATGAGCAAGCGCGATACCATCGCACGGCTGGGTGGGGACGAGTTTGGCGCGCTATTGGAGCGGTGTTCACCTGCAAAGGCAAAAGCATTCGCCGAGTCGTTGGTAAAAGCAGTCGCGGACTATCGTTTCCGCTCGCCGCGCGGGTTGCTCAGCGTGGGTGCCAGCATCGGTCTGGTGCCGGTCTCGGCGCAAAGCCGTGGGCTTAAGAACCTGCTGTGCGCCGCGGATGCCGCGTGCTATCTGGCCAAGGAAAAGGGTGGCGATCGCGTACAGCTTTTCCAACGCGACGATGTTGACGTGCTGAGCCGCAAGCGCGCGATGGACTGGGTCTCCGACGTTCACAGCGCCATGGATGAGAATCGTTTTTGCCTGTTTTACCAGCGGATAGTGCCACTCCACGCCGCTCACCATATCGGCGGCGAACGCTTTGAAGTGCTGCTGCGTATGCGCGACACGGACGGCGGGATCATAAGCCCGCTGGATTTTATTCTGGCGGCCGAACGCTATAGCGCGATCACGGCCATCGATTGCTGGGTCATCAAAACCGTGTTCGAGCGCTTGCGCGAACAGTACATGGCCACAGACGATCATGGCGCACCGCTACCATTGTGGTCCATCAATGTTTCCGGTGTCAGCATCGGCGACATGCGCTTTCTGGACTTCATCATGGAGCAGTTCGAGCGTTTTGCGATATCGCCGGAGAGCATCTGTTTCGAACTGACGGAAACCGCCGCGGTCACCAATCTGGCCCAGGCCGTGCGCTTTGTAAGTGCCGTCAAGGACAAGGGTTGCGCGTTCGCGCTGGATGATTTCGGCAGCGGTCTTTCCTCCTTCAATTATCTCAAAGGCCTGGCGGTGGACGTGCTCAAGATCGATGGCGCGTTTATCAAGGGCATGGCGGACGATCCGGTGGATTACGCCGTGGTGGAGTCCATTTGCCGCATCGCGAAGGTGATGGGCGCGACCACCGTCGCCGAGTATGTCTGGAATGACCACTTGCTCAATATGGTGCGGGAGGTCGGGGTTCAATACGTGCAAGGTACGGCCATCCACGTGGCGGAGCCGCTGCTGCCGATAAAGGGTGCCGTCTTCCCGGCCATACGACGCAAGGGGCGACCCGCGGGGGCGGATGAAATCAACCTCAGATGGGAGGCGTAACGGTCGCGCATGACGAGCGGAAGGTAACGGCAATGTAGGGTGGGTAAAGCCCGCCGACTCGTTTGGCAAGCATACCCAATTTTGTGGGCGTATCTACCGACCGCGGTGGGTGCGCCGACTCGGAGCGTTGAAGCTCCGCACCGGCGCACGACCGGACAGGGTTCGCCGTCCGAAGGCAAACGGGTAGGCAGGGAAAGCCTGCCCAGGGCTTCCAAGCGTTGTCGGGAACACAACGCGCCGGAAGTCCGCGCCAAGGTTTATAGAATCGCTGAAGTTTCGCCATGGATGGCTACGCGGTGCTTCGATCCGGCGCTACGCGCCTTGATCCACCTTACGCATCCATGCATGTAGGAGCGGTTTCAACCGCGCGCGGTAGTGGACATAACCAGCGCGCATAAATGCGCTCCTACACGTCCACTCTTTTATCTTTCCGAGCAGCACCTCCCACCCCCATAATACCCAGCGGTAATATAACCTGGAGACCCTCGATGCCCCGCACGCAGATTCAAAATCTCGAAATGAACAAGGTATACGACTGGGTCGCGAAACATGCCCTGTTTACGCCGGACAAGATGGCGCTGGTCGAAACCGACGGCGGGCGGCGCTTTACATATCGTGAATTCAACGAATGGGCAAATCGAGCGGCGAATGCCTTTGAAGCGCTGGGCGTGCAACCCGGCGACCGTATCGCGATCATCGCGCCGAGCTCGGTCGAAATCCTGTTTACGCTCATCGCCGCCACCAAACTCGGCGCCATCTTCGTGCCGCTGAACCACAAGCTGCCGCCCGCGGATCTAGTGCCCATCATCGAAGATTGCGCGCCCACGCTGCTTGTTTACGCGGATGAGTTTGCCCAGACGATCACCGCGCTGAGATCAAAATTTAAATTTTCGGTCATCATAAAGCTCTCAGCGCCCCTGGCCGACGATCTCGACTGGGAAAGCTTGTTAATGGAACAATCGTCC
This region of Gammaproteobacteria bacterium genomic DNA includes:
- a CDS encoding EAL domain-containing protein; this translates as MEATRVGMILDQSFNEIYIFDASTLRFTYANAGACLNLQYSLKELKRLTVADVKPEYTLREYATLLEPLRSGRKKVVVLETLHQRKDGTRYPVEVRIQLCPTEQGPSFICIMNDIAERREIEEALIREKQLADVILEAIGDAVIAVDTCGEVIFLNRMAARLTGWAKTDAKGLPLMTVCNIVDEVTGKAVEIPLAEVSATRDKASLPDNLVLMSLVGAQYAIDAAVAHIPARGGAKGGALVIFRDVTGTRTLVRDLVHQAGHDALTSLLNRQEFERKARHLLTSAKATGEQHALLFIDLDHFKLVNDRCGHVAGDEFLRQISSLLLSKMSKRDTIARLGGDEFGALLERCSPAKAKAFAESLVKAVADYRFRSPRGLLSVGASIGLVPVSAQSRGLKNLLCAADAACYLAKEKGGDRVQLFQRDDVDVLSRKRAMDWVSDVHSAMDENRFCLFYQRIVPLHAAHHIGGERFEVLLRMRDTDGGIISPLDFILAAERYSAITAIDCWVIKTVFERLREQYMATDDHGAPLPLWSINVSGVSIGDMRFLDFIMEQFERFAISPESICFELTETAAVTNLAQAVRFVSAVKDKGCAFALDDFGSGLSSFNYLKGLAVDVLKIDGAFIKGMADDPVDYAVVESICRIAKVMGATTVAEYVWNDHLLNMVREVGVQYVQGTAIHVAEPLLPIKGAVFPAIRRKGRPAGADEINLRWEA